One Streptococcus gallolyticus subsp. gallolyticus DSM 16831 DNA window includes the following coding sequences:
- a CDS encoding SAG1386/EF1546 family surface-associated protein, which produces MAKQPWEEKVVDDNEIKISRKTKGSAISTPLLTALLSIFFVIVVAILFVVFYTSNRGSDKASETSNFYGASSSSVVSSSSEASSSETTAETTTDESSTDASSDDTTESSSSTGSGDTITVLSGEGAASIAARAGISVETLYELNPDHMTSGYWYANPGDEVYIN; this is translated from the coding sequence ATGGCAAAACAACCGTGGGAAGAAAAAGTAGTCGATGACAACGAAATTAAAATCAGCCGTAAAACAAAAGGCTCTGCTATTAGTACGCCTTTGTTGACAGCGTTGCTTAGTATTTTCTTTGTCATTGTGGTTGCGATTTTGTTTGTTGTTTTTTACACTTCAAATCGTGGTAGTGATAAAGCATCAGAAACATCGAATTTTTATGGTGCATCATCATCTAGCGTTGTTTCTTCGTCGTCAGAAGCGTCATCATCAGAGACAACTGCTGAAACAACGACTGATGAGTCTTCAACAGATGCAAGTTCAGATGATACAACTGAATCTTCAAGCTCTACTGGTAGCGGCGACACTATTACTGTTTTATCAGGAGAAGGTGCAGCTTCTATTGCAGCACGTGCAGGCATTTCAGTTGAAACACTCTATGAGCTTAACCCTGACCACATGACATCGGGTTATTGGTATGCTAACCCAGGAGATGAAGTTTATATTAATTAG
- the pepT gene encoding peptidase T, with protein sequence MSYENLLNRFLSYVKVNTRSNPDSTTTPSTQTQVDFALNVLKPEMEAVGLQDVHYLTNGYLVGTLPANDSTKTRKIGFIAHMDTADFNAEGIKPQVIENYAGGAIEVGQSGYALNPEEFPNLNNYLGQTLVTTDGTTLLGSDDKSGIAEIMTAVEYLVAHPEIKHGEIRVGFGPDEEIGVGADKFDVDDFNVDFAYTVDGGPLGEIQYETFSAAALEVDFMGRNVHPGTAKNQMINALQLAIDFHNQLPENERPENTEGYEGFFHLHGMEGTVEKAHSSYIIRDFEDDSFENRKKLVQEIADKMNAELGKESVIVNLHDQYYNMKKIIEKDMTPVELAKEVMEDLEIKPVIEPIRGGTDGSKISFMGIPTPNLFAGGENMHGRFEFVSLQTMEKAVDVIIGIVQK encoded by the coding sequence ATGTCTTACGAAAATTTATTAAATCGTTTTTTAAGCTACGTGAAAGTGAATACGCGTAGTAATCCTGATAGTACTACAACACCTTCAACTCAGACTCAAGTCGATTTTGCATTAAACGTTTTGAAGCCTGAGATGGAGGCAGTTGGTTTGCAAGATGTACACTATTTGACAAATGGCTATCTTGTTGGTACTTTACCAGCTAACGATTCAACAAAAACACGAAAAATTGGTTTTATCGCACACATGGATACGGCTGATTTTAACGCTGAAGGTATCAAGCCACAAGTTATTGAAAATTATGCAGGTGGCGCTATTGAAGTTGGTCAATCTGGTTATGCCCTCAACCCAGAAGAATTTCCAAATTTAAATAACTACCTTGGTCAAACCTTGGTAACAACTGACGGAACAACCCTTCTTGGTTCTGATGATAAATCAGGTATCGCTGAAATCATGACAGCCGTTGAATACTTGGTAGCTCATCCTGAAATCAAACATGGTGAGATTCGTGTTGGTTTTGGTCCTGACGAAGAAATCGGTGTCGGTGCTGATAAATTCGATGTTGATGATTTCAACGTTGACTTTGCTTACACGGTCGATGGTGGACCACTTGGCGAAATTCAATACGAAACATTTAGTGCAGCTGCTTTGGAAGTTGATTTCATGGGACGTAACGTTCACCCAGGAACAGCTAAAAATCAAATGATTAACGCTTTGCAACTAGCGATTGATTTCCATAATCAACTACCAGAAAATGAACGTCCTGAAAATACAGAAGGCTATGAAGGATTCTTCCATTTACATGGTATGGAAGGTACTGTGGAAAAAGCGCACAGCTCATATATTATCCGTGATTTTGAAGACGACTCATTTGAAAATCGTAAAAAATTGGTTCAAGAAATCGCTGATAAGATGAATGCTGAATTAGGTAAAGAAAGTGTTATTGTCAATCTTCATGACCAATACTACAATATGAAGAAAATCATTGAAAAAGACATGACACCAGTTGAACTTGCTAAAGAAGTCATGGAAGATTTGGAAATCAAGCCAGTTATCGAGCCAATTCGTGGCGGAACAGATGGTTCAAAAATCTCATTTATGGGAATTCCTACACCAAACCTATTTGCAGGTGGTGAAAATATGCATGGTCGCTTTGAATTTGTCAGTCTTCAAACAATGGAAAAAGCTGTGGATGTTATTATCGGTATTGTCCAAAAATAA
- a CDS encoding EbsA family protein: MIKIFGKMRYHWQPELSWSIIYWSIAVAPMFIGLSLLFERTKIPSQFFILFAIFIVLVGLGFHRYFVIEENGRLRIVSLNPFKKSSVAIAQIKKIEVNKSGIIIKIKNQPDRIFYMRKWPKKYFLDALAVHPDFLGEVELIDNFIKLDYFEAYKANKKAPTKS; this comes from the coding sequence ATGATTAAAATCTTTGGAAAGATGCGATACCATTGGCAACCTGAGTTATCTTGGTCAATTATCTATTGGTCAATTGCTGTAGCGCCAATGTTTATCGGCTTATCATTACTGTTTGAGCGGACAAAAATACCAAGTCAATTTTTTATCTTATTTGCTATCTTTATTGTGCTGGTTGGTCTTGGTTTTCATCGGTATTTCGTTATCGAAGAAAATGGAAGATTACGGATTGTTTCTTTGAATCCTTTTAAAAAATCAAGCGTAGCGATTGCGCAGATTAAAAAGATTGAAGTCAACAAATCTGGTATTATCATAAAAATCAAAAATCAGCCAGACCGTATTTTTTATATGAGAAAATGGCCTAAGAAATACTTTTTAGATGCTTTGGCAGTTCATCCTGACTTTCTTGGCGAAGTAGAATTGATAGACAATTTTATCAAGCTGGATTACTTTGAAGCTTACAAGGCTAACAAAAAAGCTCCTACAAAATCGTAA
- a CDS encoding ferredoxin produces the protein MKVSIIPEKCIACGLCQTYSKLFDYHDDGIVKFADSEDLEKVVPNSDQDTLTAIKSCPTKALTIL, from the coding sequence ATGAAAGTATCAATAATTCCTGAAAAATGTATTGCTTGCGGCCTATGCCAGACATATTCTAAACTTTTTGATTACCATGATGACGGTATCGTAAAATTTGCTGATTCTGAGGACTTAGAAAAAGTTGTTCCTAACTCAGATCAAGACACCCTCACTGCTATCAAATCTTGCCCAACAAAGGCTCTTACGATTTTGTAG